TTTATAAATGGTAATTTCAGAGCAGGAGGCTTTCAGGGTCAAAGCTTTGACCGTTGGAAAAAAAGTAATAAAAAGAAAGGTTCAACTTTAGTTGATAGTGGAGCTTTGCGAGCTGACAATCATTACACCACGCAACCTGGACAAGTGACTTTGAAGAATAACAGACCTTATGCCAGGTTACACAATGAAGGATTTAAAGGTACTGTAACGGTAAAAGCACACACTAGAAACAAGTACAGCAAAAAGAAAGTTGGTACTGGAAAATTGACTAAAAAAGGAAAAGAGCGCATGCAAACAGTGACGTATAAATCTGGTGAAAGTACCATAAAGGCGCACAGTCGAAAAATGAATATACCTAAACGTCAATTTATGCCAACCAACGAAGGAAATAGTGTAGTATTAAATAAAGCTATTGAGAGACAAGTCGCAAGAGATATTAAACAAATAATGCAATAATTATGGTAGTATCAGCAATAACCAATCTTTTAAATGATGTAGAATCACCTTTTGGAAAACTCTTTTTAGAACTGCAAGAACGTATAAAAACAGAAGTTCCAGACATAGTTTACATTGAACAGGACTTAGGGCAATTAGGAATGGATGATCCTAGAAAAAATATGGCGTTTCCAGCTGTTTTAATTGACTTTCCCAACACTGCTTTTTCCAATCTACAAGGTAATAATCAACTTGCATTACCAGTTATTTCTATCACTTTAGTATTTGAAAATTACTGTCAAACATGGCAAGATGCACCACTTGATAGTAGAAAAACGGGGCTGAAATATTTAGAGATTGAACAACAACTATTTATGGTAGTTCAATGTTGGGAAAGTGATTTTTGCCAATCTCTTAATAGAACCGCAGCTACTGGTCACAATAGAAACGATGTAGGTTTAAGAGTCAGGGAACTAACTTTTACTTGTGAATTTGAAGATTATAGCTGTGATGATAATTCGCAAAAAGTTCAGTTAGGTTTACGTACCGAATAATGACAATTGTGTTTTTGGTTGTTTAGGAATTGGCATTCCTTTAATATTCATCCATTGACGGTATGATATAAAAATGTTATGCTGAGGAAAAATAGTTTTTATAATCTTAGTATCAGGCACATCTGAATATTTGACGCTTTTATAGACCTCAATAATAAATTGAGCTCGTTTGTTGTAGTTCTTTTTATTATACGCCATGAAGCAAAAGTAAGAAGCCTTTTTTTAATGTGCAACACAACTTTTAGGCATAAAAAAACCCGCTAATTAGCGGGTTCAAAAAGTTTTTAAACGATTTTTATTTTAATCTACTTGACATATTTTTAAGATACCAAAGATTATCAACTTGTGTTTTTGCAAAATTATACCAATACCCGTCTGCATCTTTTCTTACGCTATAAATTTGAGTAGTCAAAGTTTTTTCCGTTGTTGCTGTAGGTTCAATATTTTTTTGATAAAATGGGTATAAATCAAGAAACTTTCCTTTAACAAAATCAAAAACGTATTCTTTTGTTCCTTCTATTTCTAAGTCTGGATTAGCTCCAAGGTGATTAACTTTAAAATGTACCGTTATACAATTATCAAGTTGTAATTCATATCTGCCGGTGTAAATAGCAAGATATGCCTCAATTCCTTTTTTTTCCGTTTCGGTTATTCCTTCTTTTACATAAACAAAAGTTACTAATTGTAAATAATTGGATTGCTTTGAAGTCAGGAAAATATATTTCGTTTTTGCAGTTGAAATAATATCATCCGAAAGTGTCCGTGCAAAATTAAAATCGCATTTATTTGCCTTCTTCAAAAGATCAATATTTTGAGCTTTTGAAATCAAGCAAAAAAGAAGTAATAAAAGGTGTAATAGTTTTTTCATAATCATTTCAATGTGTTTCCAGCCATTGTTTTAGTTTTTCGCTTTCCAAATGTATATATAAAAGATGATAAGATATACATATAAGTGAGAAAAATAATATAATACAAAAAATAAGAAAAATCATGTCTAACTTTTTTTGTTTTGATTCCAGTGCTGAAATGACACTAGTTTCTTCCGCTCGATGTCTATAAATTATTTCGGCATACTTGTCCATAATTCAAATGTATTAAGGTTAGTTAAATATTTTTAACGGATTTCCGTAGTTGTTGTCTTTTTTAAGTAAATTCTAAATGTTCTGATTCTTTTATTATTGTTGTTTTGAATGGGAATTTGTCTTCAGGTACTTGTTTAATCATTTGCATTAAAATGTTTGATCCTGTGAATAAAACGTGTTTGATGCCTGATTTTTCGAGTTGAAGTATCAAGAGCTTTGTTCCTTGTTTTACTTTCGAATCCTCAATTTTATAGGCTAGTACTGATATTTCGGCATTTAATAATCTATCTATTTTTATTTTGTCGCCTGTAAAAGTGGATAATTCGGCTTTTATTTTAAAATCTTTAAAATTGTTCATTGGGAAGTATTTTTTTTAATAAGTGTTTGGAATTGCAATGTTTCGCCCATCCATTATAAGCGGCTATAGTAGCCTTGTTTTTTGTTTTGGAAACTGCCTTAGCAAATCGTTTTTTAATTGATTTCCGAAGCAGTGTGTGCGTGTGGTAGAACTTGTAGCCTACAAAATCAATTCCACGAGATTCAACAGGGAACACCTGATAATTATCTTTTACCTGAAGTTTTAAATTGGCGTTTAAATACTGTTTAATATATGATAAAATAGCGTGTAAATGAGGTTTGTTATTCGAAAGAATTACAATGTCATCGGCATATCTGAAGTAATATTTAATGCCTCTGTTTTCCTTTATCCAATGGTCAAAATAGGTAAGATAAAAGTTAGCCAGGTATTGGCTTAGATAATTCCCTATTGGTAAACCATCAGCGCTATCAATAATTTCGTCCAGTAGCCAAAGTAGGTCATTGTCCTTGAATTTCTTCCTAAGTAATGCTTTTAGTATATCATGATCTACATTAGGATAAAACTTGACAATATCCAACTTCAAACAGTATTTTGTATTATCCTGGTCTTTTAAGGCTATTTTGATATTGTTGGCAGCTGCATGAATTCCTTTTTTCTTTATACACGCATAGCTATCTTCTGTAAAAACCTTTACAAATATTGATTCTAAAACATTCATTACAGCATGATGGGTAATTCGGTCAGGGAAGTAAGGAAGACGAAAAACAAGTCTTTCTTTAGGCTCAAAAACGGTGAAGGTTGTGTATTGTGAGGTTTTATACTCTTTATTTAAAAGCATCTCATGAAGTTTGATAATATAGCTTTCGGGGTCTTTATCAAAAATCTTGACACCATATTGATTGGATTTACCTTTTCTTGCTTTAGTTTCGGCAATCCTTAAATTATCAACAGATGCAATCTGACTGTATAAATTATTGATTCGTTTCATTGCTTTGCTTAGATTGGCTCGCTTTCAATTACTTTACTAACGAACCTATTAATTTTGTGTTTTTTTGCCCTGTTGGCAAGGTCTGTGGTGTTTAATATTTTAAGCTCAGGTGCGAGCTGACATTCGAATTCGTGTTCCAATTATCGTAGTCGTTGTACGAAAAACTGCCACCTGAAGGAGAACTACAGCAACGACACCACACAACCTCATTTATTATGCTTTTACGAAATAGCTTTTGTATAATTCTTCAAACTGTTTTCCAGCATACTTTGCCATATCTCTGGTTTGAAAGCAAAGGCGCGAGCCGACAGCCGAAAGCGTGAGCCAACTATCGTAGCCGTAGCACGAAAAACCGCCACCCGAAGGAGAAACCATCTTGAACCATGGATGGTATTTATACTGATCCCAATCATTCCAGTCTGGTACCCAGTCGCCGTTTATGGCTTTAGCTATGATTACTAATTTGGTGTGATCAATCATTGCCTGTCTATCTGATTCTGGAAATAATGAGAAATCAGGAATAATAATTGCCGGGTCAAGGTTCAAAACCTTACAAGCATCTTCGAATGTTTTAATATCTGTGTACATAATATGGTTTTAAGCGGTTAAAAAATCTTTGTAAATACTCTCAAACAATTGTCCGGCATGTTTGGCTAAATCAGCTGATTTAAAGCAAAGGCGCGAGCCGACAAACGAATACGTGTGCCAATAAGCGCAGTCGTCGTACGAAAAACCGCCACCCGAAGGAGAACCCATCTTAAACCATGGATAGTATTTATTTTGACTGCTATCTGACCAGTCTGGTACCCAACCTTCGTTGAATGCTTTTACTATTTCTTTGATCATCTTATAAGCAACTTCGTCTGGTGACATTCCCTCGCATGATTCTCTGAACTTTTTTTCTGAAACCCCATTTTCCCGAAGCGCATCATTAAGGCTCTTGACACGTTCTTTTATTTCTGGTTGAAAGGTTTTCATTCCGAAAATGTTTTCTAAGAATACTTTTCTACCACCTTTTGCTTTGTTGTAAGCAGTTATTACTTTGCCTTTATCGGCTGTTAATGTTTCATTCATTTTGTTGATTGTTTAATAATTAATATTCGTCGTTGTATCTTTTTTGATTTAACCAAGTCACTAAATGCGCTTTTGCTTGTCCTGTTTTTGCCAAATCGGCTTCGTATTTTGGAATCACATTAAAAACTTTTATCTTGGTGGGCAAGTCTAGTTTTTCGTAGGCCTTTTTGGCTAAATCGCCTTTCCTTTTTAGTCCATACTTATTATAAAGAGCTTCGAAACTATAATCTTCCAGTTTAAGTTCGATAGTTACAATGTGTTTGTACTGACTCCATTCTTCTATCATTGCTACTGTTTCAGGAAATGTTCTTTTTTTGAACAAATTAAAAATGCCGATTCCTTTTGGATCATTAAAAAAAGAATGGAGATTTCCATCTGATTTCCGATACTGAAAAACCCATTTTTCTTTGGTTTCTTTGAAAGTAACCTCATAGGTTACATATTTATTTTCTTCCATTTAAATCTATTTTAAAAGGTATTTAACTGGTTTAACGTGTTGAAAATTCTTTGCTATTTTGCGAGCTTCTTCTACGAGTCGTGCTTCGGTATCAAAAATTGACTCTTTTTTTGCATCTGGTTTTCTTCGTTTTTTGTTGATATACATTAGGCTAATTTTTGATTCAATAGGTTAATTACTTTTTGGATTTCTAGTTTGATGTAGGAGTCATGAATCCCTTTTATTTGTTGAAGGAGTAAGAGCTCCAGCATATCAGCCTCGTGAAACTTTAATGATACTGTTATTTTCTTTTTGGCATTAAATTGGTTTCTTTTAGCCTTGATATGAACCGCTTTCCCATCTAATTTAGTAGCTAAGTCAAGAGCGATTGAAAGGATTGACTTTTCTCTCCTGGTTAATGCTTTGCTGTTATATACTGCCTCAATTGTGGCGGCTACAATCAATGCGGTTTCGGGGTTAAGTTTTAAGTCTATTTTCATTTTAGCATTCTGTTTTTGGTGGTTCTAAGGCTTCTCCACAAGTAGAGCAAACTAGTTGTGTTGTTTCGCAAGTAACACAAGTGCTTATTATTTTGATTTCGGCTATGTCATGTGAACATACTTCAGTGATGCTGTAGGTTTCCATTTTACTTGCATTTTTTGTTGTAATGATGCACTACAATAGCTTTAAGAGCAGTAATTATTTTCTCAAGCTCTTGTTTATTCATATTCATTAGTGGTTTTCTAACTGGCGATTTTTCACTTTTTAAAAAATCACTTAGTTTGTTTAAATCGGCAATTACTCCCCATTTTTCACTTGGCAAGCTCCATTCTTTACTAATACATATAGAGCGTATTAATTTGTGAACTTTGGCATATTTATGTTCTGGTTCGAACAATCCCCAATTATCTTTACCATTCCGATTTCCATTTACAATGTCGGTGAGCTGTTTTTTTGGATTATTATAATTGTCAATGGCAGAACCAGTGCCTGTATAAACTTGTGCTTTAGTTGCCATAACCTTTCAATATTTGAAAAACCAAAGAATGAAAACCACTTATCATAAATCCTTTACTATAATGCATATCAACAATTGATATTTTTAGGCCCTGACATCGACGATGAATTTCATTAAGTTCTAATGATTTATTTATTATTTCACTTTTTAAATCTTCAAGCTTGTTAACCTCAATAATTGTAGCAGATAAAGATTTTAAGTAATTTTGAAATTCATCTTGCAACTTGTTTTTTGTAGCGTTGCTGTGCCCTACATACACGAAATAATGTGTTACCTTTTTTTCCATTTTATTTATTTTAAAATTTTGCTCCCGAGGCAGGATTCGAACCTGCAAGAACCATCAGGCTCGGGAAACCGAATTAACTAACCAATAATCTATTTATGCTTATAAGTTGCTTTACTGTGTTTTTTAAGGGCTTCAATATTGGAATGATTTCGACGATCATTTTCATATTGTTTTAATGTTACATGAATTTTGAATCTTAACCAGGCGATGTAAGTGGCTATCTCCTTTTTGTTTGTACCAATCAGCACTATGACTAATATTAGTATTGTTGTAGTGTATTCATTCATTACACTGTGAATCTAAATTCTAACTTTCGAGTTCTATTATCTCCAATATCTATATGTTTCCATCCAGAAACATATGTGCTACCTTTGGTCTTATTTTGAGCATCGACGATTATGTCCATTCCTTCATCAAATTCAGGTGAATTGAAATCACTTCTCATTTGATTGAGTTGAATTATTCTTCCCGGGTTAAGCATTCCTGTTTTTAAATTTGGTTTAAGAAAAAACTTGACCGCTTTTGCAAGTTTCGCTGCGTTTTCATCATCGTCTCCTCCTGATAATGCTGTGATATAATTCATTATTTTTTGAACACCTGCAGTTTCAGTTCCATCAAATGAAATCCCTGGATTGTAGCCTATAGTTATACTACAAGATCCATCAGGATGTGTCACCGTATGACTATCTTGATCTAATCTATCAAGTCCGTATATACTTGCTTTTAGGTCTAAATAATGTGTTAGTCCTTTGAAAATTCCTGCCACGGTTTTCTCCATGTCAATTTGTTTAAAGGCTAAAGAATCTATATTGTTTTCTAAAAACTCAATGCCAATTTCTTTTAGAGTTGCAACATTGGCTTTATGAGCTTCCTTTTCTGCTTTTTCTTCTTGAGCAAGTTGTTTTTTTAAAACCTTTTTATCTGCTATTGATAAATTTGTAATATCAATTGGTGTTGTTGGTGTTTCTGTCATCATGTTTGTATTTCGGGATTAATTACTTCTATTGTGTTTGGACTTATTATTGAATATTGAATGTTGTATCTAAATTTATCCCTAAGTTCTTTTAGAAATTCACATTCTAAATTGTAATCGTGTGGGATAATTACTGTTCGTTTCTTGGCGTAATACTCAAATCGCTCTTTAATTTTTTGATGCAATTTGTAACGTCTGTTTTGCTCAGGAGTACGTTTAAGTTTCATCTGTTATCAAAAATCTACTTTGATCAAAGCCACCCCAATTGGTAGCTTCTATTTTTTTAACCACCAATTGTATCTTAGAATCAATTGTTTTAGAGACTTTACTTTGTCTAACTTCTGAAGCAAAAACCTCTTTATTTAAAAAAGCAAGTTGACTAAGAAGTGCTCCTCTTTCTTGGTTAATGCAAATTCGTTCAGGAAGTGAAAAACTTTCGATTTTACCTTCCTTTTGCTGATCTGAGCAATAGATTAGTACATTGTATAAAATGTTTAATCTGGCATATATTTGGAGACTCATATTGGTTAGTTTTAATTGGTTGAAAAGACTTTTACACCTTGAGGTGTTTTGCTTCGTTTAATTTGAGATAGTAAAGACATAGGTCTATAATTGAATAAATACATCAAACAATCATGATAACACTTTTCTAAATCTCTAGCAGTTACACTTGTCTGTGTGTAACGATCTGTTAACTTGTGAAACTCAATTTCACAGTTTGTCAATTCCATCCTAAACCATGAATTAATAGAACTGTTGGCTAAAACTTGTTGATATTCAAGAGTTGTTATGCTTACGCTTTCACACCAGTTATTGTAAAAATTCCAAATCATACTTTCGTATTGATCCTGTGTGATGTTTAATTTTTTAATTACTGTTTTCATAGTGATGTTGCTTTTATTGTTTTCCGTGTAAATCTTCATATCCTTTTTGCCAAACGACATATTGTGTTGCGTTTGGTCCAAACTTCCTTCCTTTATTTGTAGCCAAATAACCGCTTACAACTACCTTCTGTGTTGCATCAAATTTTATCCTGTCCTCAAATTCGGTTTTAGGATTTTGTCCTTTTCCATGGCCTATAAAAACCAATGTTTTGTTTTTAAATTTTTTTCTGAAATTCAAGTAGTCTTCAAATGAATAACCCATAAAAAAATAAGGAACCGAATCTATTACAACTACCTGGGCGCTGTTTCTACGCTTTAGCCGTTCTGTGAGTTGCTCTAAACTATCATCAACTAGAATAAAATTCTTTGCTACATCCTGCATCTGGAATAGCTTTAATCTGTCTTGTAGATTTTCATCGTCTAAATCCTCCTCTCTTGATACCAGAATGGTTTTTTCGGTTAAAGCGAATTCTTTAATCAATTGCATGACAAATGAGCTTTTACCGCTCGAACTATCTCCCCAAATAAACCAACGTCCTTTTTTTTGAGGGTTTCCAAAAACATCATAAAATCGACCTTTGAACATAATGACTGATACAATTACAGAAAGTACATTTGATACGGTTAAAGCTCTTTTTAATTCTGCCATATTATGCTGAAAGAAGCTTTGGCATTCCTAAAATTGTTCTAACAAAATCCTCAGTGAGGAGCTGACCAGTTCTGTCAGCTTCTTTCATTGCAGGTACAAGTACATCGTGCAATTCACCGTAGTTATCGCAATTTTGTTTTAAGAACTTAATGAGTGCTTTGTCTTCAATTTGTTCTAAAAACATTGAAAAAGAACGATCAATACTTGGTAATTCGCGGATTCCAAATTTTATTCTACGGTAAAACTGTGGTATTCCAGAACGGTTCTTTTTTCGAAGCTTGTCAAGGTTATCGGTTAACTGGCTTGTACCAATTAGGGTGATTCCGCAAATTCCTTTTAGTGCATCGTACAATTCTTTCATAGAACATAAAGCCGGTTGTTTCATGTACTCACACTCATCAAAAATCAAGTGTGGTTTTTGTCCTTCCAGTTTTAACTGTTTTAGCTTTTTAGCTACTTCACCAATTTTTTTACTTTTGGTTTTTGGAGTGGCTATTTTAAGAGAATCAATGATCTTATCTAACAAATCACCTATCGTGTCTAATGAGCCTACAACAATTTTGTAAGTATCAACCGGATTAGCTTTTAAAAACACATCCGATATATAGCTTTTGCCTGACCCTGTTTCGCCAATGATAATATTTGTTACGCCGTTTTCTTTAGCATCTTCTAAGGTTGAAAGCATGCGGAATAATTGAGGTGTTTCTTTCAATGCCCAATATTCTTTTATTAGGGACAATCCAATAAATTCAGCAATCATTAAGTACCATTTATCTTTTATCTCTGATTTACCTACTGTAGCTTTGTTGTGATAAATACTTGATATATAACTTTCGTTAATGCTTGACCTTTTTGAAACTTCGTTAGCTGAGATATTATGCAGGTCTAAATACTGTTTTAAAGCCTCAGATACTTGCTGTTTTTGAAGTGTTGTAATCATAGGTTAGTGTATTTGTTTAGGTTAACTTTATCTTTTAAATAATTGTTCTGTGTTTCTTGCCAGCTAGACTCTTCTAGTCCTCTTTCTCTCTTCTCCTGCTTTATTGCGATGCGTTCCGTTGCTTTTTTTAGCCTTTCCATTGCTTTTTGATCTTTATGTTGTCCAAGGCTGTCAGGAATCATTAATTTTTTAAGGGTGTCTAATCTTGGATTGTCATCGAATAGATTGGTTAAAACTTCTCTTTGTTGAACCCCTCTTAAAATGATTTCCTCATTCATACGGCGGTTATAATCATAAACCAATTGTCTTTGTTGTGCATCACCTTGTTGTTGATCGTATAAAGACATTGGCTGAATGTATTTTTCTGTTAGAAGAAACTCCATTGTGCCAATTTCTTCTATAAGCCTTCCGTCTCGACCTTTGGCATTACTAACCAAAATTTGACTTAAATCATCTGAATCATAAAAAATCATCCAATCCTCGTGCATATGTTTTCTAAAACTCAAATCAAATGAATCGTAGAATCTTTTAACCCCTTCAATGGTTGGTGTCAATCCGTTATCTTCCATTTTATTGGTATATCCAGTTGTTACTCCATAAGTGCGTAAATACTGATTAAGTGTCATTCCTATTTTATCTTCAAAAGCAAGAAAACTGTTCACGAAGGATTCTACTTTTTCAGAACGTTCGTTTGCAATGGCATTTTCTATTTGTGCAATACAGCCTAACTTGTCTGGAAACAAATGGCGGTGTTTGGATAAATAATCACCATTTACTTGGTTATCATTCTTTGAAGTAACGTTGTGACCTGACCAGTTCAATACCATTTTTTCTTGAAAATGCTGTTCGTTGAACTTGTCAAAAAATTGTTCTACGGGCTTAC
The nucleotide sequence above comes from Flavobacterium branchiarum. Encoded proteins:
- a CDS encoding RNA-directed DNA polymerase, giving the protein MKRINNLYSQIASVDNLRIAETKARKGKSNQYGVKIFDKDPESYIIKLHEMLLNKEYKTSQYTTFTVFEPKERLVFRLPYFPDRITHHAVMNVLESIFVKVFTEDSYACIKKKGIHAAANNIKIALKDQDNTKYCLKLDIVKFYPNVDHDILKALLRKKFKDNDLLWLLDEIIDSADGLPIGNYLSQYLANFYLTYFDHWIKENRGIKYYFRYADDIVILSNNKPHLHAILSYIKQYLNANLKLQVKDNYQVFPVESRGIDFVGYKFYHTHTLLRKSIKKRFAKAVSKTKNKATIAAYNGWAKHCNSKHLLKKILPNEQF
- a CDS encoding DUF3164 family protein; protein product: MMTETPTTPIDITNLSIADKKVLKKQLAQEEKAEKEAHKANVATLKEIGIEFLENNIDSLAFKQIDMEKTVAGIFKGLTHYLDLKASIYGLDRLDQDSHTVTHPDGSCSITIGYNPGISFDGTETAGVQKIMNYITALSGGDDDENAAKLAKAVKFFLKPNLKTGMLNPGRIIQLNQMRSDFNSPEFDEGMDIIVDAQNKTKGSTYVSGWKHIDIGDNRTRKLEFRFTV
- a CDS encoding bifunctional adenosylcobinamide kinase/adenosylcobinamide-phosphate guanylyltransferase; its protein translation is MAELKRALTVSNVLSVIVSVIMFKGRFYDVFGNPQKKGRWFIWGDSSSGKSSFVMQLIKEFALTEKTILVSREEDLDDENLQDRLKLFQMQDVAKNFILVDDSLEQLTERLKRRNSAQVVVIDSVPYFFMGYSFEDYLNFRKKFKNKTLVFIGHGKGQNPKTEFEDRIKFDATQKVVVSGYLATNKGRKFGPNATQYVVWQKGYEDLHGKQ
- a CDS encoding AAA family ATPase encodes the protein MITTLQKQQVSEALKQYLDLHNISANEVSKRSSINESYISSIYHNKATVGKSEIKDKWYLMIAEFIGLSLIKEYWALKETPQLFRMLSTLEDAKENGVTNIIIGETGSGKSYISDVFLKANPVDTYKIVVGSLDTIGDLLDKIIDSLKIATPKTKSKKIGEVAKKLKQLKLEGQKPHLIFDECEYMKQPALCSMKELYDALKGICGITLIGTSQLTDNLDKLRKKNRSGIPQFYRRIKFGIRELPSIDRSFSMFLEQIEDKALIKFLKQNCDNYGELHDVLVPAMKEADRTGQLLTEDFVRTILGMPKLLSA